One window from the genome of Sulfodiicoccus acidiphilus encodes:
- a CDS encoding glycosyltransferase — protein sequence MLILVVTHDPDENLLRRNVELMRLNEPEAKVMVIDNDSEKEPDVSGVELVRFPKNLGLGKAYNYAIREAHKSGEEWILLLDQDSLILQEFRPSVVARESAALRDPVLLSVIGPKGVATRRVPGTNFHESRFFVNSGTLVNVNYGVENPYMEQLFLRNR from the coding sequence GTGTTAATCCTCGTCGTGACCCACGACCCCGACGAGAACCTGCTGAGGAGGAACGTGGAGCTAATGAGGCTGAACGAGCCTGAGGCTAAGGTGATGGTGATAGACAACGACTCCGAGAAGGAGCCAGACGTGAGCGGGGTAGAGTTAGTCAGGTTCCCCAAGAACTTAGGCCTGGGAAAGGCTTACAACTACGCCATTAGGGAGGCCCACAAGTCTGGGGAGGAGTGGATCCTCCTGCTGGACCAAGACTCCCTCATACTGCAGGAGTTCAGGCCGTCGGTGGTAGCGAGAGAGAGCGCTGCACTCAGGGATCCAGTCCTACTCAGCGTAATCGGACCGAAGGGTGTAGCAACAAGGAGAGTCCCGGGAACTAACTTTCACGAGTCGCGGTTCTTCGTCAACTCAGGGACGCTAGTAAACGTGAACTACGGCGTTGAGAACCCGTATATGGAGCAACTGTTCCTACGTAATAGATAA
- a CDS encoding glycosyltransferase, which produces MFKPIERTAARERLGIDKSVFMVLFVGRLVEGKGVHIVLEIAKIMKDVEFYIIGDGPLREDVTRASLEARNVHYVGPVNNLSLPVWLSASNVLIVPSTGEEGFGRVIIEALACGIPVVGSNLGGIPEAIGPHVGKIVPPTPEEFMRAIREISRSPYSSQEIRRYAEERFSIKNAEIILRSLTDR; this is translated from the coding sequence TTGTTTAAACCGATTGAAAGGACTGCTGCGAGAGAGAGATTAGGGATAGATAAGTCTGTCTTCATGGTTCTTTTTGTAGGTAGGCTTGTAGAAGGGAAGGGGGTTCATATAGTCTTAGAAATTGCGAAAATCATGAAAGATGTCGAGTTCTATATCATAGGGGACGGTCCTTTAAGAGAGGATGTGACAAGAGCCTCGCTTGAGGCCAGGAATGTGCACTATGTGGGACCGGTAAATAACTTATCCCTACCTGTTTGGCTCAGTGCATCCAACGTACTAATAGTGCCTTCTACTGGTGAGGAAGGATTTGGTAGAGTGATAATTGAGGCCTTAGCGTGTGGTATTCCAGTTGTGGGGAGTAATTTGGGAGGAATCCCTGAGGCTATAGGACCTCATGTAGGGAAGATAGTGCCTCCTACGCCAGAGGAGTTCATGAGGGCAATTAGAGAAATAAGTAGGTCACCCTATTCCAGTCAAGAAATAAGGAGGTATGCCGAGGAGAGGTTCAGCATTAAAAACGCTGAAATCATTCTAAGAAGTCTGACGGATCGGTAA
- a CDS encoding glycosyltransferase, with protein sequence MRKLKVKPHVFGSLWFLKVGHHHPPVYGEDYVSVINSTKVNLNIHHPVDLTADSPNMRTFEVAGSGGFLLTERMDCLGKLFRRIETYSGVEELNEKIEYYLRDDKEREEIALGLREDCLERHTYLHRAQELMRLV encoded by the coding sequence ATGAGGAAACTGAAGGTTAAACCCCACGTGTTCGGAAGTCTATGGTTCCTGAAGGTTGGACACCATCACCCTCCCGTTTACGGTGAGGACTACGTGAGTGTCATAAACAGTACTAAGGTAAATCTCAACATCCATCATCCGGTGGATCTGACAGCAGATTCTCCAAACATGAGGACGTTCGAAGTGGCTGGGAGTGGCGGCTTCCTCCTCACGGAAAGGATGGATTGCCTCGGGAAGCTCTTCAGGAGGATCGAGACGTATTCGGGAGTAGAGGAACTGAACGAGAAGATAGAGTATTACTTAAGGGATGATAAGGAGAGGGAGGAAATAGCTCTTGGGTTGAGGGAGGACTGCCTAGAGAGGCACACTTACTTACATAGGGCACAGGAACTGATGAGACTTGTTTAA
- a CDS encoding NAD-dependent epimerase/dehydratase family protein, with translation MKVLVTGCGGYIGTTLVPYLLKEGFSVRCLDRFFFGEDLISHFSDRVEVVRGDVRNVDPSVMKGIDGVVDMASLSNDPAGELNPELTLAINYRGRIRVAKMAKEAGVKRYVLLSSCSVYGFREGYSDESTEPNPLTTYARANLLAEREVLPLNDGAFTSVALRLATVHGPSKRMRLDLLVNGMTFNAYSSGKITVMRDGTQRRPLVHVFDVARAVHAALTVEGVGGEVINVGADDQNYAIMDVAKVVRNVVGGEVEMYGDPDRRSYAVSFRKARELLDFEPKFTVEDSVKQIYHELLLGNVKGDPRWTTVKWYKSILERDPHALD, from the coding sequence ATGAAGGTACTGGTCACAGGGTGTGGAGGGTACATAGGTACGACCTTAGTGCCTTACCTACTGAAGGAGGGCTTCTCGGTGAGGTGCCTCGATCGGTTCTTCTTCGGGGAGGACCTGATCTCGCACTTCTCCGACAGGGTGGAGGTGGTGAGGGGGGACGTGAGGAACGTTGACCCCTCAGTGATGAAGGGAATTGACGGAGTCGTGGACATGGCCTCCCTCTCAAACGACCCCGCGGGGGAGCTCAACCCAGAGCTCACGTTGGCCATAAACTACAGGGGGAGGATCAGAGTCGCTAAAATGGCCAAGGAAGCCGGCGTCAAGAGGTACGTCCTGCTCTCGAGCTGTAGCGTATACGGCTTCAGGGAGGGGTACTCGGACGAGTCGACCGAGCCGAACCCACTCACGACGTACGCCAGGGCCAACCTCCTAGCGGAGAGGGAGGTGCTCCCCCTCAACGACGGTGCCTTCACCTCGGTGGCGCTGAGGCTCGCGACGGTGCATGGGCCATCTAAACGTATGAGGTTGGACCTGCTCGTGAACGGGATGACTTTTAACGCGTACTCCTCAGGGAAGATCACGGTAATGAGGGACGGGACCCAGAGGAGGCCCCTAGTGCACGTGTTCGATGTGGCTAGGGCAGTTCACGCTGCCCTCACCGTCGAAGGTGTAGGGGGAGAGGTAATAAACGTGGGGGCGGACGACCAGAACTACGCTATCATGGACGTCGCCAAAGTGGTGAGGAACGTAGTGGGAGGTGAGGTGGAGATGTACGGTGACCCGGACAGGAGATCCTACGCCGTCAGTTTCAGGAAGGCGAGGGAGCTCCTTGACTTCGAGCCGAAGTTCACGGTGGAGGACAGCGTGAAGCAGATCTACCACGAGCTCCTCCTGGGGAACGTGAAGGGAGACCCGAGGTGGACCACCGTGAAGTGGTACAAATCCATCCTCGAGAGGGACCCTCACGCCCTTGACTGA
- a CDS encoding glycosyltransferase family 4 protein, with product MDYRHENGLAGPKKIALIVPSHLSEFSGLYQNVKDIYKGILKNNLESKIFIVNTGIKNNIDEIFKGYSFEVIDKSDIIHINKETDAIFHADDHSLVRILNRMNYNTLFSITWVIYLFGQEIWVEGIKKLRRENAGFSLENLRGYLIDFVPRKLMDYFIGWYAGYLRKQYVLAVSSWAANVLEKILGIPTRGIMYTPVDTDFYPFVPPSKKDSRILIFLGSKRDTDIILLTKVLEIIKRINPSLGLDTFGSEELYVKLKEKVPLTYLGKLTRQELGKEYGRHLITIAPQFDGTFEMVPIESLLTGTPVITYMNSLIEVVKCDHMVLNIENIELLEKYLRFLTKSEDMDVVSRELREKIAEHVDVKRNAQQLINNYIPHFLTVKGTNITK from the coding sequence ATGGATTACAGGCACGAAAACGGCCTCGCTGGGCCAAAGAAAATAGCCCTAATAGTACCCTCCCATCTTTCAGAGTTCTCAGGATTATATCAAAATGTAAAAGATATATATAAAGGGATATTGAAAAATAATTTAGAATCTAAAATATTTATAGTTAATACAGGAATAAAAAATAATATTGATGAAATTTTTAAGGGCTATTCATTTGAAGTAATTGATAAAAGTGATATTATACATATAAATAAAGAGACAGACGCTATTTTCCATGCAGATGATCACTCACTAGTGAGAATCTTAAATAGAATGAATTATAATACGTTATTTAGTATAACATGGGTTATATATTTATTTGGACAGGAGATATGGGTAGAGGGAATTAAGAAGTTACGTAGGGAAAATGCAGGGTTTTCTTTAGAAAATCTCAGAGGGTACTTGATAGACTTCGTACCCAGAAAGTTAATGGACTACTTTATCGGGTGGTATGCGGGGTACTTAAGAAAGCAGTACGTATTGGCCGTCTCCAGTTGGGCAGCGAACGTCTTAGAGAAAATTCTCGGCATCCCAACGAGAGGGATCATGTATACTCCTGTAGATACAGATTTCTACCCTTTTGTACCCCCATCTAAAAAGGATTCCAGAATTCTTATATTTTTAGGTAGTAAAAGGGACACGGATATCATTTTGTTGACTAAGGTATTAGAAATAATTAAACGCATAAATCCCTCACTTGGTTTAGACACTTTTGGTAGTGAAGAGCTCTATGTGAAACTCAAGGAAAAAGTACCTCTAACCTACTTGGGTAAGCTGACCAGACAGGAATTAGGAAAAGAATATGGCAGGCATCTAATTACAATAGCTCCACAATTCGATGGAACCTTCGAGATGGTTCCAATAGAAAGCCTACTTACCGGAACCCCCGTCATCACCTATATGAACTCTTTAATTGAAGTGGTTAAGTGTGACCATATGGTCTTAAACATCGAAAATATAGAATTATTGGAAAAATATCTTAGATTTTTGACAAAAAGTGAAGACATGGACGTTGTTAGTAGAGAGTTGAGAGAAAAGATAGCAGAACACGTAGATGTAAAAAGGAATGCTCAACAGTTAATTAATAACTATATACCTCACTTTCTCACTGTAAAAGGAACGAATATAACCAAATAA
- a CDS encoding glycosyltransferase, whose translation MERKVIVEIAMTYLPDIGGGETHLRDVVSYLSKYYDTVVITMKPYQNRKERLPFVEKTGRVTVIRLPRPLRSLIYRNNEWKPLASLIYLPLLTIYVFIWSIIHRNEVLAFHLHGLLMSPLCILLKSVIRRRCVISVHFTFRRGGRIADSVVRWSLARADCILALSELEKENLLKFGVPREKVKRSRIGSI comes from the coding sequence GTGGAAAGGAAGGTTATAGTTGAAATAGCGATGACATATCTCCCCGATATAGGCGGAGGAGAGACCCACTTAAGGGATGTGGTCTCTTACCTGTCTAAGTATTACGATACGGTAGTCATTACAATGAAACCGTATCAAAACAGAAAGGAGAGGCTACCCTTCGTAGAGAAGACAGGAAGGGTCACAGTGATAAGGCTTCCTAGGCCTTTGAGATCTTTAATTTATAGAAATAACGAATGGAAACCACTAGCGAGTCTGATATATCTCCCCTTGCTCACCATATATGTATTTATCTGGTCCATCATACACAGGAATGAAGTATTAGCGTTCCACCTTCACGGTCTTCTGATGTCGCCTTTATGTATCCTGCTTAAGAGTGTCATAAGAAGGAGATGTGTTATTTCTGTTCATTTCACTTTCAGGAGAGGGGGCAGGATAGCGGACAGTGTAGTTAGATGGAGCTTAGCTAGGGCTGACTGTATTCTAGCCCTTTCTGAACTTGAGAAGGAAAATCTGCTCAAGTTCGGAGTCCCCAGGGAGAAGGTTAAAAGGTCACGTATTGGGTCGATCTAG
- a CDS encoding oligosaccharide flippase family protein, with translation MNPFTGGLKFLGTTAFNAVLALLFFLFAARYETPAFVGKVAILQLLEVIVGSFLTVMPYQVVSREAAHAKGLDRKEDVSSTALGQALLVSPVLLFLFLFPSYLWMGIPYFVLYLYSTYQSSILQGMGLFTEANVGNVAFSLGRWGLSTIAVVERSVPLLILVWTAGAAAKTVYYQLHLERPSFSLKVFGDVFRTGVPVYITNAVAFLSGQGDRVTTAYLLGSFSLGIYQFAALLAGVPALLLNSLWGVVLPGVTYYTARGVDVRRASSLTLRLYFLLSLPLAAIGVGLAPPLVRELFPQYVPGLTSLELLVLFVTATSPFIALSNVIIAAKRDYRPLALIGVVSAAEVVVTSLLLIPRMGILGAALSQVGNTVLTSALYLYFTVEQGLLSLGRRELVGIGLFGATFVSLWNPWIAFVLVLLGAKLGGLISRADLTSLRSFIPPSLSFLGRVIEAMALDW, from the coding sequence GTGAACCCCTTCACGGGAGGGCTCAAGTTCCTCGGTACTACAGCCTTCAACGCCGTCCTCGCCCTCCTCTTCTTCCTGTTCGCCGCCAGGTACGAGACTCCCGCCTTCGTGGGTAAGGTCGCGATCCTGCAGCTCCTCGAGGTCATCGTGGGTTCGTTTCTAACTGTCATGCCCTACCAGGTGGTGAGCAGGGAGGCAGCGCACGCGAAGGGACTCGACAGGAAAGAGGACGTGTCCTCGACCGCCCTGGGACAGGCCCTTCTGGTCTCTCCAGTCCTCCTCTTCCTCTTCCTGTTCCCTTCCTACCTGTGGATGGGGATACCCTACTTCGTCCTGTACCTTTACTCCACTTACCAGAGCTCGATACTACAGGGGATGGGACTGTTCACCGAGGCAAACGTCGGCAACGTAGCCTTCTCCCTAGGTAGGTGGGGACTGTCGACCATTGCAGTCGTGGAAAGGAGCGTTCCCCTCCTCATCCTCGTGTGGACTGCAGGTGCAGCGGCAAAGACGGTGTACTACCAGCTTCACCTGGAAAGGCCCTCCTTTTCCTTGAAGGTGTTCGGGGACGTTTTCAGGACAGGTGTTCCGGTTTACATCACCAACGCCGTGGCGTTCCTGTCGGGACAGGGTGACAGGGTGACTACGGCTTACTTGTTGGGTTCCTTCTCCCTCGGGATATACCAGTTCGCGGCCCTCCTCGCCGGAGTCCCGGCCTTGCTCTTGAACTCGCTCTGGGGGGTCGTTCTCCCAGGGGTGACCTACTACACGGCGAGGGGAGTTGACGTCCGCAGGGCTAGCTCGCTCACGTTGAGGCTCTACTTCCTCCTCTCACTTCCGTTGGCTGCGATAGGGGTGGGGCTGGCTCCCCCGTTGGTGCGGGAGCTGTTCCCCCAATACGTCCCAGGGCTCACCTCCCTCGAGCTCCTCGTCCTGTTCGTCACAGCCACCTCACCTTTCATTGCGCTCTCCAACGTGATCATAGCGGCCAAGAGGGACTATCGGCCGCTGGCCCTGATAGGGGTGGTGAGCGCAGCAGAGGTCGTGGTCACCTCCCTCCTCTTGATACCGAGGATGGGAATCCTAGGTGCTGCCCTCTCCCAGGTGGGGAACACAGTCCTCACCTCTGCCCTCTACCTCTACTTCACCGTGGAACAGGGGTTGCTCTCCCTCGGAAGGAGGGAGCTGGTCGGAATTGGCCTCTTCGGCGCCACTTTCGTGTCGCTCTGGAACCCGTGGATAGCTTTCGTGCTGGTGCTGTTAGGTGCGAAACTGGGAGGGCTCATAAGTAGGGCCGACCTCACCTCGCTCAGGTCCTTCATCCCACCTTCCTTAAGCTTCTTGGGGAGGGTGATAGAGGCGATGGCCCTAGACTGGTGA
- a CDS encoding glycosyltransferase family 2 protein → MRKRWELPPKITVIVPAYERRQYILHALKSIDRQTINRDSLEVIVTKNFKDDVIDKFAEERGYVNVVMNEKRYGVRLAAAIEEARGEVITVLEDDDLFHESRLSDVLHAFAANEKLLYYRNNAIPVDGLGHLIENKKVQLGHSPEPLKESFTIKSTDLLELKYMPTAFWTNLSRQAIRRDTLYGHIDVLKRLSTGIDPFLFLVSIAENGDLYNSGKALTYIRLHDENDSFHRLARSYETYKQRKRDYLIKQYESAIVIKKYFYGKYNEFIDKFVEVMYLYAIITGSLFPNYYRNFPAAIRLSDILNYIKYKRQIKVPYDRKVFLAYLVSKFPDSIKEWLVRRFRP, encoded by the coding sequence GTGAGGAAGAGATGGGAGTTGCCTCCGAAGATCACCGTAATTGTACCAGCCTATGAGAGGAGACAATACATTCTTCATGCGCTGAAGTCCATAGATAGACAGACAATAAACAGGGATTCTTTGGAAGTAATAGTCACTAAGAACTTCAAAGACGATGTAATTGATAAGTTCGCGGAGGAACGAGGATACGTCAACGTCGTAATGAACGAAAAAAGATATGGGGTACGTTTGGCTGCCGCCATCGAAGAAGCTCGAGGGGAAGTGATCACCGTACTTGAAGACGACGATTTGTTCCACGAGTCAAGACTCTCAGACGTTCTGCACGCTTTCGCTGCAAATGAAAAGCTCCTCTACTACCGTAATAATGCGATTCCCGTAGATGGACTAGGTCACCTAATTGAGAATAAGAAGGTTCAGCTAGGACATTCTCCAGAACCACTTAAGGAAAGTTTCACAATCAAGAGTACGGATCTTCTGGAATTGAAATATATGCCGACAGCCTTCTGGACCAATCTGAGTCGTCAGGCGATTAGGAGAGACACATTGTACGGACACATTGATGTCCTGAAGAGATTAAGCACTGGAATAGACCCGTTCCTCTTTTTAGTTTCGATTGCAGAGAACGGCGATCTATATAACTCTGGGAAGGCTCTAACTTACATAAGGCTCCACGACGAGAACGACTCCTTTCACAGGCTGGCGAGATCATACGAAACGTACAAGCAACGGAAAAGGGACTATTTAATTAAGCAATATGAATCCGCTATTGTTATAAAGAAATATTTTTATGGGAAATATAACGAATTTATAGATAAATTTGTAGAAGTCATGTATCTATATGCTATAATTACTGGTTCTCTGTTTCCAAATTACTACAGGAATTTCCCGGCTGCGATTAGATTAAGCGATATTTTAAACTATATAAAGTATAAAAGACAAATAAAAGTGCCTTATGATAGAAAGGTGTTTTTAGCGTATTTGGTGTCGAAGTTCCCCGATTCGATTAAGGAGTGGCTCGTAAGACGCTTCAGGCCGTAA
- a CDS encoding glycosyltransferase family 4 protein — protein sequence MRVLVSAFDAGSSGISSYTQELAKLLSKDVKVSLLAFQDLNLLGVDVIAIRLRGRSRALPLMTFLRNAERVREVAKEFDLIHETLSPWGSVGQRFVTTRWGYVSYLELAWIRLTGLSSVEKWGAFPVTLQHYLMDRRSRRRAKFVIDVSRETGHFVPPPVEPRPPKSYQCSTLRVLFVSRDLGMPRKNLRVVMEALELVKVPVELHLVGRGREPGPRPTFQLIRHETLSREDVISLMREVDLLVLPSTYEELGFVGLEAYSVGLPVITSDIPSFRAVFKVSPKFHPRDPRALANIISSLTCEELEKMGRESREYVIRSNEVARRKILELYRLVLHS from the coding sequence GTGAGAGTATTAGTTTCAGCTTTTGATGCGGGCAGCTCAGGAATCTCTTCATATACTCAGGAATTAGCCAAGCTACTCTCCAAGGACGTAAAGGTCTCACTCCTTGCGTTTCAGGACCTTAACCTCCTTGGCGTTGACGTCATCGCAATCCGCCTACGCGGTAGATCAAGGGCTCTTCCCCTCATGACCTTCCTCAGGAACGCTGAAAGGGTGAGGGAAGTGGCTAAGGAATTCGATTTGATCCACGAGACCTTATCTCCCTGGGGTAGTGTAGGTCAGCGTTTCGTAACAACGAGGTGGGGATACGTGTCCTACTTAGAACTGGCGTGGATTAGACTTACGGGTCTTTCCTCTGTAGAGAAATGGGGAGCGTTCCCCGTAACTCTCCAGCATTACCTCATGGACAGGCGATCTAGGAGGAGAGCGAAGTTCGTAATAGACGTCAGTAGGGAGACGGGGCACTTCGTCCCTCCTCCAGTAGAGCCCAGACCCCCTAAGAGCTATCAATGTAGCACCTTAAGGGTGTTATTCGTATCGAGGGATCTCGGAATGCCCAGGAAAAACTTACGTGTCGTCATGGAGGCCCTTGAGCTAGTAAAGGTCCCAGTCGAGCTCCACTTGGTAGGGAGAGGGAGGGAACCAGGTCCAAGACCCACCTTCCAGCTGATAAGACATGAAACTCTCTCTAGAGAAGATGTGATATCTCTCATGAGAGAGGTTGACCTCCTTGTGTTGCCCTCAACGTACGAGGAGCTCGGCTTCGTAGGGTTAGAAGCTTACTCTGTGGGCTTACCAGTGATCACGAGCGATATACCATCGTTCAGGGCAGTGTTCAAGGTGAGCCCCAAGTTCCATCCAAGGGATCCTAGAGCATTGGCCAACATAATTAGTTCCCTAACCTGTGAAGAGTTGGAGAAGATGGGTAGGGAGAGCAGGGAATACGTGATCAGGTCCAATGAGGTTGCGAGGAGGAAAATACTTGAGCTATATAGGCTTGTCCTTCATAGTTGA
- a CDS encoding FkbM family methyltransferase, with translation MVNLTSAVNYFRLTRKHCTNWPEVLYDSSLGRPVRGKLNSGEVITLGRYDFYNLLILLESGWRVKENDELTMTLCKDVCLKVRTTRGLDLVHLVEIFRDRVYGDTFTGTVIDVGASNGDSSIYFALRGARTVIALEPMDESYKLAEENIEMNGLRGRVLLMKSALAGEDGVADLLVSTKSPNANSISPARHIAESTTFDRKEKVEAVTLRRIFVENAVDRVELLKMDCEGCEYEVTRKSVEELKVIDKIYMEYHDGPRDPEVSWVRGDGK, from the coding sequence GTGGTCAATCTAACATCTGCCGTCAATTACTTCAGACTAACGAGGAAACACTGCACCAATTGGCCTGAAGTCCTGTACGATTCTTCCCTTGGGAGGCCTGTTAGAGGAAAGTTGAATTCGGGAGAAGTGATAACGTTAGGTCGGTACGATTTCTATAATTTATTGATTCTACTCGAGAGCGGTTGGAGGGTTAAGGAGAACGACGAGCTAACCATGACCCTATGTAAAGATGTCTGCCTGAAAGTTAGAACCACGAGAGGACTTGACCTGGTCCACCTTGTCGAGATATTTCGAGACAGGGTTTACGGTGACACCTTCACAGGGACGGTAATAGACGTCGGGGCGTCAAACGGCGACTCCTCGATCTACTTCGCCCTAAGGGGAGCCAGGACTGTAATAGCGTTGGAACCAATGGACGAGAGTTACAAGTTGGCGGAGGAGAACATCGAAATGAACGGTTTGAGAGGGAGGGTGCTACTAATGAAGTCTGCCCTGGCTGGCGAAGATGGGGTAGCGGATCTCCTCGTGTCGACTAAATCCCCTAACGCAAACTCCATTTCCCCAGCAAGACATATAGCGGAGAGTACAACCTTCGACAGGAAAGAGAAGGTCGAGGCAGTGACTCTCAGACGTATCTTTGTGGAGAACGCTGTAGATAGAGTCGAACTCCTGAAGATGGACTGCGAGGGATGTGAATACGAGGTGACTAGGAAAAGCGTTGAGGAGTTGAAAGTAATTGATAAAATTTACATGGAATACCACGATGGCCCCAGAGATCCTGAGGTCTCTTGGGTTCGAGGTGACGGTAAGTGA